One genomic window of Anguilla anguilla isolate fAngAng1 chromosome 13, fAngAng1.pri, whole genome shotgun sequence includes the following:
- the glt8d1 gene encoding glycosyltransferase 8 domain-containing protein 1 codes for MTVRRVNILILVLVAIAFLIIVRRNLLSLSDFLKSESTDALPGVLHPFDPDFAIESPRKSEVARTGEEIPVLITAGEERLGAVVAAMNSVYRNSKSNIVFNIVTMNDTEDHLKTWLSKTHLSEVNYKIIRFDPRILNGKISKDPPNVDTVKPLTFARFYMPMFIPDAEKAIYLDDDVIVQGDIQELFDTNLKAGHAAAFSDDCDSASSKGIIRGAGNQNNYIGFLDFKKEAIKKLAMRANTCSFNPGVFVANLTEWKHQNITSQLERWMERNVEEDLYSRALAASITTPPLLIVFYKRHSSIDPMWHVRHLGSTGAGNRYSPQFVQAAKLLHWNGHYKPWGWTSSFSDIWDKWYIPDPTGKFHPIRRHTEDK; via the exons ATGACAGTACGAAGAG taaacattttaattctggTGCTGGTTGCCATCGCATTTCTTATAATTGTGCGTCGGAATCTTCTGAGTCTGAGTGACTTCTTAAAGAGCGAAAGCACAG ATGCATTACCTGGTGTGCTGCACCCTTTTGACCCTGACTTTGCCATCGAGTCTCCACGAAAATCTGAAGTTGCCAGAACGGGAGAAGAAATCCCTGTCTTGATCAcggcaggagaggagaggctcgGTGCTGTGGTAGCAGCTATGAACAGCGTGTACCGTAACAGCAAATCCAACATTGTTTTCAACATTGTTACCATGAATGACACAGAAGATCATCTAAA AACTTGGCTCAGCAAAACTCACCTGAGTGAAGTCAATTATAAAATTATTCGGTTTGACCCAAGGATTCTGAATGGTAAAATATCAAAGGATCCCCCGAATGTTGACACCGTGAAACCG cTGACATTTGCCAGATTTTATATGCCCATGTTCATTCCGGATGCAGAGAAAGCAATATATTTAGATGATGACGTCATTGTACAAG gtgaTATCCAGGAACTGTTTGATACTAACCTTAAGGCAGGGCATGCGGCTGCATTCTCTGATGATTgtgactctgcatcctccaaAGGTATCATTCGAGGGGCTGGAAATCAG AACAACTACATTGGCTTCTTGGATTTCAAAAAGGAAGCGATCAAAAAGCTTGCCATGCGAGCCAACACATGCTCATTCAACCCTGGGGTCTTTGTGGCCAATCTGACTGAGTGGAAGCACCAGAACATCACCAGCCAGCTGGAGAGATGGATGGAACGGAACGTGGA GGAGGACCTCTACAGCAGAGCTCTGGCTGCTAGTATCACCACACCTCCCTTGCTGATTGTTTTCTACAAGCGTCACTCCAGCATTGACCCAATGTGGCATGTCCGGCACCTTG GATCCACTGGAGCTGGAAATCGATACTCCCCCCAGTTTGTGCAAGCTGCCAAACTCCTGCACTGGAATGGACATTACAAGCCCTGGGGGTGGACTTCGTCTTTCTCTGATATTTGGGACAAGTGGTACATTCCAGATCCAACTGGCAAGTTTCACCCCATTCGAAGACACACAGAAGACAAGTAA
- the spcs1 gene encoding signal peptidase complex subunit 1 encodes MLSIFSSIPTHMDYKGQKLAEQIFQGIILVSAVIGFIYGLIIEQFGWTVYIVLAGFAISSLLTLPPWPMYRRNPLTWQPVLPESPGDGREKTQENTKKPRKHK; translated from the exons ATGCTGTCGATATTCAGTTCCATTCCTACACACATG gactACAAAGGACAGAAACTAGCAGAACAGATTTTCCAAGGGATTATACTCGTTTCTGCA GTTATTGGATTTATTTATGGCCTGATCATTGAACAGTTTGGCTGGACTGTGTATATAGTACTTGCAGGTTTTGCCATTTCTTCTTTG CTCACTCTGCCACCTTGGCCTATGTACCGGAGAAACCCTTTGACTTGGCAGCCAGTATTGCCAGAATCACCGGGAGATGGGCGAGAGAAGACTCAGGAAAACACAAAGAAGCCACGAAAGCACAAGTAG